In Octopus bimaculoides isolate UCB-OBI-ISO-001 chromosome 28, ASM119413v2, whole genome shotgun sequence, the following are encoded in one genomic region:
- the LOC106876584 gene encoding uncharacterized protein K02A2.6 yields the protein MDLCCRCTSCCEHRKASPKPAIHPWTMPEKPWSRLHVNHAINFMEHNWLVVTDAYTKYPCIHATTFVSSKTTMDLLEEDFAHFDYPHTIVSDNATCLLLKNFKTTGRREALFI from the coding sequence ATGGATCTTTGCTGCCGCTGCACTTCTTGCTGTGAACACAGAAAGGCATCACCTAAACCAGCAATACATCCATGGACGATGCCCGAAAAGCCTTGGTCTCGTTTGCATGTAAATCATGCCATCAACTTCATGGAGCATAATTGGTTAGTAGTCACTGATGCTTACACTAAATACCCTTGTATCCATGCCACTACTTTCGTTTCCAGTAAGACTACAATGGATTTGTTAGAGGAAGATTTTGCACACTTTGACTATCCACATACCATCGTGTCTGACAATGCCACCTGCTTACTTCTGAAGAATTTCAAAACTACTGGAAGGAGAGAAGCATTGTTCATCTAA